In Marivirga salinae, a single window of DNA contains:
- the ruvA gene encoding Holliday junction branch migration protein RuvA, which yields MISYLKGILVELEPTHLIMEVGGVGYHVIIPLSTYDAFKNQKEAKVLTHFHVKEDSQTLFGFYLPEERTVFLDLIGISGIGPSTAIGMLSAMNPNEIKSSIVAENVKQIQSIKGIGGKTAQRVILELKDRYKKEGLISESSQSSAVSNNSLRNEALSALINLGFAKNSAEKVIDKILQANKENITLEQLIKQALKSA from the coding sequence ATGATTTCATACTTAAAAGGAATTTTAGTAGAACTTGAACCTACTCACCTAATCATGGAGGTTGGGGGAGTAGGGTATCATGTCATTATTCCACTATCCACTTATGATGCTTTTAAAAATCAGAAAGAGGCTAAAGTTCTTACTCATTTTCATGTAAAAGAAGATTCTCAAACCCTTTTTGGTTTTTATTTGCCAGAAGAAAGAACTGTCTTTTTAGATTTAATTGGTATTTCGGGGATAGGACCTTCAACTGCTATTGGAATGTTGTCAGCTATGAATCCAAATGAAATAAAGTCTTCAATAGTGGCTGAGAATGTAAAACAAATTCAATCGATAAAAGGCATAGGTGGAAAAACTGCTCAAAGAGTAATATTGGAATTGAAAGACCGATACAAAAAGGAAGGTTTAATTTCAGAATCTAGCCAATCTTCTGCTGTTTCAAACAATAGCCTGAGGAACGAAGCGTTATCTGCTTTGATAAATTTAGGGTTCGCTAAAAATTCTGCTGAAAAGGTTATTGATAAGATATTGCAAGCTAACAAGGAAAATATTACTTTAGAGCAATTAATAAAGCAAGCCTTAAAATCAGCCTAA
- a CDS encoding DUF4837 family protein, which produces MLKFNKLYFLSILFITSFFMISCNDEGKGGQENQVSSSNMQKARGESGEVILVVPPSLWDGELGGLLREVFTSNVKVLPQDEKLYDLKPVDPSKFNSVFKASQNLMFVATLDNKKPEGKYMKKYFTENSLNQIEKNPDLFSFNQQDVYARGQEVLYLFGRNEEELINNIKANKAGIKEFFNDKEAERLVSSFKNTAQKGIMNYINDSLNLELIVPFGFDIAQKSDHFIWLRELDTKEEYNIWIVKMPYNDESVFDPTKIKSLRNSLGKKYITDKDLPDLHLTSQDEIDFVIDTVNLNNQYALRIKGLWKYSDNSRGGAFVSYLFANEESGDLYYLEGYLDAPGESKREPMRRLKAILGTAKVPENIQD; this is translated from the coding sequence ATGTTGAAATTCAATAAATTATATTTTTTATCTATCTTATTTATCACCTCATTTTTCATGATTTCCTGCAATGATGAAGGAAAAGGTGGTCAAGAAAATCAAGTTTCTAGCTCTAATATGCAAAAAGCTAGAGGTGAATCAGGAGAAGTTATTCTCGTTGTTCCTCCAAGCTTGTGGGATGGAGAATTAGGTGGTTTATTAAGAGAGGTTTTTACATCAAACGTTAAGGTACTTCCACAAGACGAGAAATTATATGATCTAAAGCCTGTTGACCCGAGTAAGTTCAATAGTGTATTTAAAGCCTCACAAAATTTAATGTTTGTAGCCACATTAGATAATAAAAAACCTGAAGGGAAATACATGAAAAAGTATTTTACCGAAAACTCTTTAAATCAAATTGAAAAGAATCCTGATTTGTTTTCTTTCAATCAACAGGATGTATATGCGCGTGGGCAAGAAGTGCTTTACTTGTTTGGCAGAAATGAAGAGGAATTAATCAATAATATAAAAGCAAATAAAGCAGGGATAAAAGAGTTTTTTAATGATAAAGAAGCTGAAAGATTAGTGTCATCTTTCAAAAATACGGCTCAAAAAGGTATTATGAATTATATTAACGATTCTTTAAACCTTGAATTGATTGTGCCTTTTGGATTCGATATTGCACAAAAAAGTGATCATTTTATATGGTTAAGAGAACTAGATACCAAAGAGGAATATAATATTTGGATAGTTAAAATGCCTTACAATGATGAATCTGTCTTTGATCCTACAAAAATCAAATCACTAAGGAATTCACTAGGAAAAAAATACATCACAGATAAAGATCTGCCAGATTTACATTTGACTAGTCAGGATGAAATTGATTTTGTAATCGATACGGTAAATCTGAATAATCAATATGCATTAAGAATAAAAGGCTTATGGAAATACTCTGATAATTCTAGAGGTGGCGCATTTGTAAGTTATCTTTTTGCTAATGAAGAATCTGGTGATTTATATTATCTAGAAGGCTATTTAGATGCACCAGGAGAATCAAAGCGCGAACCAATGCGTAGGTTAAAAGCTATTTTAGGTACTGCAAAAGTCCCTGAGAATATACAGGACTAA
- a CDS encoding lytic transglycosylase domain-containing protein — protein sequence MQGKVRNILIFGLCWAFIISPLNAQQADSLSIPTAIGTLTVSTLTDTTISTDDTLDRKLIQFSHQYEYVPEFEQEIIQERLSKIENEIPLTYNPVVNSFISYFTVTDREYTRKVAQLQTKYFPMIERYLKKYNLPDELKYLAIVESGLNPKAKSPAGAVGLWQFMPLTGRVDYGLSENWYLDEKMDMEKSTDAACRYLTFLYKYFYNDWPLALAAYNTGPGNVRKAIRRSGYKKNFWEIYPYLYRETRSYVPQFIAIMYSMNYLEEHNFFIEEYEYMPEYETVSINGFLSLPLFAEHSGICLETLNDLNPELKRGVISDKHPMYPLRIPSNQKNFVAENLKDIMRFAGQGKEHFEKLARNEVGSTYGRQKLTYKVRSGDVIGKIAQTYNVRIADLQQWNNLRGTVIRVGQPLSIWVADDFYDGVNKQLAAISQKNVPNKNVALKSGEYRVQNGDTLWDISRKFDGLTVEKLKKLNNLEGNGIKPGQVLKINENS from the coding sequence ATGCAGGGAAAGGTTAGAAATATATTGATTTTTGGATTGTGCTGGGCATTTATAATTTCACCCTTAAACGCCCAGCAAGCTGATTCTTTGTCTATTCCTACTGCAATCGGTACTTTAACTGTATCTACACTTACAGATACTACAATTAGTACAGACGATACCTTAGATAGAAAACTAATTCAATTTTCTCACCAATATGAATACGTTCCTGAATTTGAACAGGAAATCATTCAAGAAAGATTATCTAAAATTGAGAATGAAATACCATTGACTTATAATCCTGTAGTCAATTCATTTATCAGCTATTTTACAGTTACAGACAGAGAGTATACTAGAAAAGTGGCCCAATTGCAGACTAAGTATTTTCCAATGATTGAGCGCTATTTGAAAAAATACAATTTACCAGATGAATTGAAATATTTAGCAATTGTGGAGTCTGGCTTAAATCCTAAAGCTAAATCTCCAGCAGGTGCTGTTGGTTTATGGCAGTTTATGCCGCTTACTGGAAGAGTGGATTACGGATTATCAGAAAACTGGTATTTAGATGAGAAAATGGATATGGAGAAATCAACAGATGCTGCTTGCCGTTATCTTACTTTTCTCTATAAATATTTTTATAATGATTGGCCATTAGCTTTAGCAGCGTATAATACTGGCCCTGGAAATGTTCGTAAGGCCATCAGAAGAAGTGGCTATAAAAAGAATTTCTGGGAAATTTACCCTTATCTCTACAGAGAAACCAGGTCTTATGTTCCTCAATTTATTGCGATAATGTACAGCATGAATTATTTGGAAGAACATAATTTCTTTATTGAAGAATATGAGTACATGCCAGAATATGAAACGGTTTCAATAAATGGATTTTTAAGCCTACCCTTATTTGCTGAGCATTCAGGAATATGTTTAGAAACTTTAAACGACCTTAATCCAGAATTAAAACGTGGCGTCATTTCAGATAAACATCCAATGTATCCATTAAGAATTCCATCCAACCAGAAAAATTTTGTTGCTGAAAATCTTAAAGATATAATGCGTTTTGCCGGTCAAGGGAAGGAACATTTCGAGAAATTGGCTAGGAATGAGGTAGGTAGTACTTATGGCAGGCAAAAATTAACTTATAAAGTGAGATCAGGTGATGTCATAGGTAAAATTGCCCAGACCTATAATGTTAGGATTGCAGATTTACAACAATGGAATAATTTGAGAGGTACCGTTATTCGAGTTGGTCAGCCTTTAAGTATTTGGGTTGCTGATGATTTTTATGATGGAGTAAATAAGCAACTTGCAGCAATAAGTCAAAAAAATGTACCAAATAAAAATGTAGCTTTGAAATCTGGTGAGTACAGAGTTCAAAATGGAGATACATTATGGGATATTTCAAGAAAATTTGATGGGTTAACGGTAGAGAAGTTGAAAAAATTAAATAATTTGGAGGGAAATGGGATAAAGCCTGGTCAAGTACTCAAGATTAATGAAAATTCATAA
- a CDS encoding NADP-dependent malic enzyme: MPKKVRRQDALNYHMQGTPGKIEVVPTKMLSSQSDLALAYSPGVAEPCKEIEKDKENAYKYTAKGNLVGVISNGTAVLGLGDIGPDASKPVMEGKGVLFKKFAGIDVFDIEIQEKDPKKLVEIIKSLEPTFGGINLEDIKAPECFEVETALKEQMNIPVMHDDQHGTAIISSAALLNAIELVDKKIEDIKIVVLGAGAAAISCTKLYHSLGAKLENIYMFDRKGLLTKDRDDLSESGKMFASSNTEIKEIMDAMKGADVFLGLSAGNVINKKHIKAMADNPIVFALANPDPEIPYADAMAARKDIIMATGRSDHPNQVNNVIGFPYIFRGALDVRATAINEEMKLAAAYAIAELAKQPVPELINKAYDDQKIVFGREYLIPKPLDPRLITTISPAVANAAMKSGVAKTNIRDWAQYDVDLQKRIGVDQKLMNRILTKAKKDPKRVVFSEADNVNILKAVQMVIDEGIATPILLGNRQKIEALIETHQLDLAGVTIIDNFLDDEKRQEYGKVLYDKRKRKGVTQYEAVKLMRDRNYFGSMMVELGEGDAMISGLTKDYPKTIRPALEIIGAEEGKRVAGMYILLTKKGTFFFSDTTVNTNPSVDELVEIIGLTARGAKVFGYEPRMAVLSYSNFGSSKGDIPEKTAKARKIAKERWPDLIIDGDIQANIAVNEELLKETYPFSELADKGANTFIFPSLASGNIAYKLLMELGNAEAIGPILLGMNKPVHILQLGSSIREIVNMVAISVVDAQDHQNRSNL; this comes from the coding sequence ATGCCAAAGAAAGTTCGCAGACAAGATGCATTAAATTATCATATGCAAGGTACTCCAGGAAAGATTGAGGTGGTGCCAACCAAAATGTTAAGCTCTCAATCTGATTTGGCATTAGCCTATTCTCCAGGTGTGGCAGAGCCTTGCAAGGAGATTGAAAAAGATAAAGAAAACGCTTATAAATACACAGCTAAAGGAAATTTGGTAGGGGTAATTTCTAATGGAACCGCTGTTCTAGGTTTAGGAGACATTGGACCAGATGCATCTAAGCCTGTAATGGAAGGAAAAGGAGTTTTATTCAAGAAATTTGCTGGTATTGATGTTTTTGATATCGAAATACAGGAAAAAGACCCAAAAAAGCTGGTAGAAATCATCAAATCTCTAGAACCCACTTTTGGTGGAATCAATTTAGAAGATATAAAAGCACCGGAGTGTTTTGAAGTAGAGACTGCATTAAAGGAACAAATGAATATTCCTGTAATGCATGATGATCAACATGGTACTGCTATTATATCAAGCGCAGCTCTTCTAAACGCGATAGAATTAGTAGATAAAAAGATTGAAGATATAAAAATTGTGGTTTTGGGAGCTGGTGCTGCAGCTATTTCCTGCACTAAACTCTATCATTCGCTTGGAGCAAAGCTGGAAAATATTTACATGTTTGATAGAAAAGGTTTGCTTACAAAGGACAGAGATGATTTAAGTGAATCCGGAAAAATGTTTGCTTCTAGTAATACAGAGATTAAGGAAATCATGGATGCCATGAAAGGTGCGGATGTATTTTTAGGCTTATCTGCGGGGAATGTAATCAACAAAAAGCATATCAAAGCAATGGCGGATAATCCTATTGTTTTTGCACTAGCGAATCCTGATCCGGAAATTCCTTATGCTGATGCTATGGCAGCACGAAAAGATATCATCATGGCTACAGGAAGGTCGGACCATCCTAACCAAGTAAATAATGTGATTGGTTTTCCATATATTTTCAGAGGAGCTTTGGACGTAAGAGCCACAGCCATCAATGAAGAAATGAAATTGGCAGCTGCTTATGCTATTGCTGAATTGGCTAAACAACCTGTTCCAGAGTTGATCAATAAAGCTTATGACGATCAGAAAATCGTTTTTGGAAGAGAATATTTAATTCCAAAACCTCTTGATCCTCGCTTAATTACTACTATTTCCCCTGCTGTTGCTAATGCTGCAATGAAATCAGGAGTAGCAAAAACGAATATTCGCGACTGGGCGCAATATGATGTTGATCTTCAAAAAAGAATTGGAGTTGACCAAAAATTGATGAACAGGATATTGACGAAAGCCAAGAAAGATCCTAAACGAGTGGTTTTCTCAGAAGCAGATAATGTGAATATTCTGAAAGCTGTTCAAATGGTCATTGATGAGGGTATTGCGACACCTATTTTATTGGGTAACCGCCAAAAAATAGAAGCACTTATCGAAACCCATCAATTAGATTTAGCAGGCGTAACCATCATTGATAATTTCTTAGATGATGAAAAACGTCAAGAATATGGGAAGGTGCTTTATGATAAAAGGAAGCGAAAGGGTGTTACGCAATATGAGGCAGTAAAATTAATGCGCGATCGAAATTATTTTGGCAGCATGATGGTGGAATTAGGAGAAGGAGATGCTATGATTTCCGGTCTTACTAAAGATTATCCTAAAACAATTCGCCCTGCTTTGGAAATCATTGGGGCAGAAGAAGGGAAAAGAGTAGCTGGTATGTATATTTTATTGACCAAAAAAGGTACTTTCTTTTTCTCAGACACTACTGTAAATACCAATCCTTCTGTAGATGAATTGGTAGAAATCATTGGTCTTACAGCTAGAGGAGCAAAAGTATTTGGATATGAGCCACGAATGGCGGTGCTTTCTTATTCGAATTTTGGAAGTAGTAAAGGAGATATACCAGAGAAGACAGCTAAAGCCAGAAAAATTGCAAAAGAGAGATGGCCTGATTTAATAATAGATGGAGATATTCAAGCTAATATTGCGGTTAATGAAGAATTGTTAAAAGAGACATATCCATTTAGTGAATTAGCTGATAAAGGAGCTAATACCTTTATTTTCCCAAGTTTGGCATCTGGAAATATTGCCTATAAATTATTAATGGAATTAGGAAATGCAGAAGCAATTGGGCCAATTTTATTGGGAATGAATAAGCCTGTTCACATTTTGCAATTAGGTAGTTCTATCAGAGAAATAGTAAATATGGTAGCCATCTCAGTAGTGGATGCACAAGACCATCAGAACCGATCAAATTTATGA
- a CDS encoding Sec-independent protein translocase subunit TatA/TatB, giving the protein MNTVFAFLGGLGGWEILLIMLVILIFFGAKRIPDLARGLGKGIREFKDATTEIKDNIEDGGTKNTTSKTDSTESSNTKDQ; this is encoded by the coding sequence ATGAACACAGTATTTGCATTTTTAGGAGGATTAGGAGGATGGGAAATTCTTCTGATCATGTTAGTGATTTTGATATTTTTTGGTGCTAAAAGAATTCCAGACCTTGCAAGAGGCTTAGGAAAAGGCATCAGAGAATTTAAAGATGCTACAACAGAAATTAAAGATAATATAGAAGACGGAGGTACTAAAAATACAACCTCTAAAACAGATAGCACTGAAAGTAGCAATACTAAAGACCAATAA
- the gatA gene encoding Asp-tRNA(Asn)/Glu-tRNA(Gln) amidotransferase subunit GatA translates to METYHSLKFLQQELKQQKYTLKSVVEHYLKQIEEQKHLNVFLDVYDTEALAKADELQEKLDAGQPIGKLFGLVIGIKDVLVHQNHEVRSASKILEGFESQFTGTAVQRLIEEDAIIIGAQNCDEFAMGSSTENSTYGPTLNAADNSRVPGGSSGASAVSVQAGLCMASLGTDTGGSVRQPAAFCGVVGIKPTYSRVSRYGLIAFASSFDCIGVFSNNIEDNARILEVVAGHDEYDSTVSREDVPVYADNLQFNKKLKIAYVKETLENEALQSEIKEATLSKLEWLKSEGHQVNEVTFPHLDYLLPTYYILTTAEASTNLSRFDGVRYGYRAPEAHNIESMYKLSRSQGFGEEVKRRIMLGTFVLSASYFDAYYTKAQKVRRILRDETRAMLAEYDFIIMPTTPTTAFQLGSNRDNPAEMYLEDIFTVQANVTGIPAISIPNGTDTQNLPIGLQIMTDIFKESELYAFADYLIKS, encoded by the coding sequence TTGGAAACCTATCACAGTCTCAAATTTCTTCAGCAAGAGCTGAAGCAACAGAAGTATACCCTAAAATCAGTTGTAGAGCATTATTTAAAGCAAATTGAGGAGCAAAAGCATCTCAATGTGTTTTTAGATGTTTATGATACTGAGGCTTTGGCTAAAGCTGATGAACTTCAAGAGAAGTTGGATGCTGGTCAACCCATAGGAAAACTTTTTGGTCTGGTGATAGGCATAAAGGATGTATTGGTCCATCAAAACCATGAAGTCCGATCTGCATCTAAAATTTTAGAAGGTTTTGAATCCCAATTTACAGGAACGGCAGTTCAGAGATTGATAGAGGAAGACGCTATTATTATTGGAGCCCAAAATTGTGATGAATTTGCAATGGGCTCTTCTACTGAAAATTCTACATATGGCCCCACTCTAAATGCGGCAGATAACTCAAGGGTACCTGGTGGTTCTTCTGGCGCATCAGCGGTCTCAGTACAAGCTGGACTTTGCATGGCTTCTTTAGGGACAGATACTGGTGGGTCGGTAAGACAACCAGCAGCTTTTTGTGGCGTGGTAGGCATTAAACCGACTTATTCTAGAGTTTCTCGCTATGGCTTAATCGCTTTTGCCTCTTCTTTCGATTGCATTGGTGTTTTTTCAAATAATATTGAAGACAATGCTCGTATTTTAGAGGTAGTAGCGGGTCATGATGAATATGATAGTACTGTTTCCAGAGAAGATGTACCTGTTTATGCTGATAATCTTCAGTTCAATAAAAAGCTGAAGATTGCATATGTAAAGGAAACTTTAGAAAATGAAGCTTTACAATCTGAAATTAAAGAAGCTACTCTTTCTAAATTGGAATGGCTTAAAAGTGAAGGACATCAAGTCAATGAAGTCACATTTCCGCATTTAGATTATTTATTGCCTACCTATTATATCTTAACTACAGCAGAAGCAAGTACTAATTTATCTCGCTTCGATGGCGTTCGCTATGGATATAGAGCTCCAGAAGCACATAATATTGAAAGCATGTACAAGCTTTCTCGCTCTCAAGGATTTGGAGAGGAAGTGAAAAGAAGAATTATGCTGGGCACTTTTGTGCTTTCGGCAAGCTATTTTGATGCTTATTATACTAAAGCGCAAAAAGTTCGTAGAATCCTTCGAGATGAAACTCGAGCAATGCTTGCGGAATATGATTTCATCATAATGCCAACCACACCAACAACCGCTTTTCAACTAGGATCAAACCGAGATAATCCTGCTGAAATGTACTTAGAGGACATTTTCACCGTTCAAGCTAATGTGACGGGTATTCCGGCTATTTCAATTCCTAATGGTACGGATACTCAAAATTTACCAATTGGCTTACAAATTATGACCGATATTTTCAAAGAAAGCGAATTATATGCATTTGCTGATTATTTGATTAAATCATAA